The proteins below are encoded in one region of Patescibacteria group bacterium:
- a CDS encoding NYN domain-containing protein translates to MNGQNKTVYVFIDASNVWNAVKSVKKFIEYKTLKDYFRKNFNADKVEIFYYDAYPKTGTRDYDLDGKHKFFTYLKKGLGFTVRKKELKRISVISESGESIIEKGNMDVEITIDAMHNIHKYNIAIFFSGDADFLALVNYLKNGGKKVYIFSSEDNISHELKTGGDGYFDLKDIHEFWGKDLKHRVK, encoded by the coding sequence ATGAACGGACAAAATAAAACAGTTTATGTATTTATAGACGCATCAAATGTTTGGAATGCGGTTAAGTCGGTAAAAAAGTTTATTGAATACAAAACTCTTAAAGATTATTTTAGGAAAAATTTTAACGCAGACAAGGTTGAAATTTTTTATTATGACGCCTATCCAAAAACCGGAACAAGAGATTATGATTTGGATGGAAAGCATAAATTCTTTACTTATCTTAAAAAGGGGCTTGGTTTTACCGTAAGAAAAAAAGAATTAAAAAGAATCTCTGTTATTAGCGAGAGCGGAGAATCTATTATAGAAAAAGGAAATATGGATGTGGAAATAACGATTGACGCAATGCATAACATTCATAAATATAATATAGCCATTTTTTTTAGCGGCGACGCTGATTTTCTTGCGCTGGTGAATTATTTGAAAAACGGCGGCAAAAAGGTTTATATCTTTTCGTCAGAAGATAATATTTCTCACGAACTAAAAACTGGCGGGGATGGTTATTTTGATTTGAAAGATATACATGAATTTTGGGGTAAAGATTTAAAACATCGTGTAAAATGA